One Cotesia glomerata isolate CgM1 linkage group LG8, MPM_Cglom_v2.3, whole genome shotgun sequence genomic window carries:
- the LOC123270660 gene encoding serine/threonine-protein phosphatase 6 regulatory ankyrin repeat subunit C isoform X5, translating into MSSNSKKTGVSAVGGGGSGGTATSKDDKKNALSSKEDSSNNKDETGGSGSGTGNNGLPSAEPSQPGSKPGSAGATAREGAQRLLALASRGEWAPVDQLLKTLEKAVQSAGDEGNPAPLAGLMDPTTGMTPLMYAVKDNRTAFLDRMIELGAEVGARNNDNYNALQISAMYSREDVVKLLLSKKGVDPYSTGGPRQQTAVHLVASRQTGTATSILRALLNAAGREIRLSIDGKGKIPLLLAVEAGNQSMCRELLAQQAPEQLRATTPAGDTALHLAARRRDVDMVRILVDYGAQVDMQNGDGQTPLHIASAEGDETLVKYFYGVRASASIADHQDRTPMHLAAENGHASIIDLLAEKFRASIFERTKDGSTLMHIASLNGHSECANMLFKKGVYLHMPNKRGARSIHTAARYGHVGIISTLLQRGEKVDATTNDNYTALHIAVESAKPSVVETLLGYGAEVHVRGGKLHETPLHIAARVLDGDRCALMLLKSGAGPNLTTDDGQTPVHVAAKYGNLTTLKLLLEDGGDPMYKSKNGETPLHLACRDCRSAVASYLIEFVKEKKGRDVATNYVNTVNNDGASPLHYAGQIEPTEVIELGDDRAVVRSLLENGADVSLQTKQNQETAFHYCALAGNNQALTEMINHMSSTDVQKALNKQSAVGWTPLLIAAHRGHMELVTTLLANHARVDVFDLEGRSALHLAAEHGYLQVCDALLASKAFINSKSRVGRTALHLAAMNGYTHLVRFLIQDHSAAIDVLTLRKQTPLHLAAGSGQLEVCQLLLDLGASIDATDDQGQKPIHAAAMNNYAQVVQLFLQSHPSLVMACTKDGNTCAHIAAMQGSVRVIEELMKFDRQGVISARNKLTEATPLQLAAEGGHAEVVKALVRAGASCIDENRAGFTAVHLAAQHGHGQVLEVMRTSQTLRVSSKKLGVTALHVAAYFGQADTVRELLTHIPGTVKSDPPTGGSLVGELGSESGMTPLHLAAYSGNENVVRLLLNSAGVQVEAATTENGYNPLHLACFGGHITVVGLLLSRSAELLHKADRYGKTGLHIAANHGHYQMVEVLLGQGAEINATDKNGWTPLHCAARAGHLDVVRLLVESGASPKTETNLGSAPIWFAASEGHNDVLKYLMEKEHDTYALMEDRRFVYNMMVCSKSHNNKPIEEFVLVSPAPVDTAAKLSNIYMKLSEKEKERAKDLIAAGKQCESMATELLALAAGADSAGRILTSMDRRNVEFLDVLIENEQKEVIAHTVVQRYLQELWRGPLTWSAFRTILLFITFLICPPVWIVFALPLGHKYNNVPIIKFMSYLTSHVYLMVLLLLVGIIPPFVVMRSNLLPYSYEWCLLVMLSGLLLFELTNPSDKSGLGWIKLAVLLFSITGVGLHLAAWTIVDKYYWPTLLYLRNQLFALSFLLACVQILDFLSFHHLFGPWAIIIGNLMKDLARFLAVLAIFVFGFSMHFVALNQAFVNGPQARTKRNAFSDEKKEKLTRITAKMTPILAFEFLFFAVFGHTTHDELKLETAQPEWTGNLFKVTFGIYMLVSVVVLINLLIAMMSNTYQRIQAQSDIEWKYGLSKLIRSMHRTTTAPSPLNLLTTWIVYFIKIFRQRIVKKKRPSIVHIMGLQNTGRLSPRSKMGAKWLSKIKKDQVQQVHSKDNNLQLSVAHLSPLGSQLSFNTALRIESVVDWDAIRKKYKSITGSESDKDSDKQDNDDNASNDDNNNNNNDNNPAASTPTTSSNY; encoded by the exons ATGAGtagtaatagtaaaaaaacagGAGTTAGTGCTGTTGGTGGTGGTGGAAGTGGTGGTACTGCTACCAGTAAAGATGATAAGAAAAATGCATTGTCAAGTAAAGAAGATAGTTCAAATAATAAAGATGAAACTGGTGGATCAGGATCAGGAACTGGTAATAATGGATTACCAAGTGCAGAACCATCACAGCCTGGTAGCAAACCTGGTTCTGCTGGTGCTACTGCACGTGAAGGTGCACAAAGATTACTTGCACTTGCCAGTAGAGGTGAATGGGCGCCCGTTGATCAGCTTCTTAAGACTCTGGAAAAAGCGGTACAAAGTGCTGGAGATGAAGGCAACCCTGCACCGCTTGCCGGTCTTATGGATCCG acaaCTGGTATGACACCTCTCATGTATGCTGTTAAGGATAACCGTACAGCTTTTCTTGACCGTATGATAGAACTTGGTGCTGAGGTTGGCGCTCgaaataat gataaCTACAATGCACTTCAAATATCAGCAATGTATTCCCGTGAAGATgttgttaaattattgttatctaAAAAAGGGGTTGATCCTTATTCAACTGGTGGT ccACGACAACAAACTGCTGTTCATCTTGTGGCATCGCGACAAACAGGTACAGCAACATCAATACTACGAGCCCTTTTAAATGCTGCTGGACGAGAAATACGTCTGAGTATTGATGGT aaaGGAAAAATTCCATTACTGCTGGCTGTTGAAGCTGGAAATCAATCAATGTGCCGTGAATTATTAGCCCAGCAAGCACCAGAACAATTACGGGCAACAACACCGGCTGGAGATACAGCATTACATCTTGCTGCTCGTCGTCGTGATGTTGATATGGTCCGAATACTTGTTGATTATGGAGCCCAAGTTGACATGcaaaat gGGGATGGACAAACGCCTTTACACATAGCAAGCGCTGAAGGTGATGAAACTttggttaaatatttttacggTGTACGAGCATCAGCGTCAATAGCAGATCATCAAGATCGTACACCAATGCACTTGGCTGCTGAGAATGGTCACGcatcaataattgatttattggCTGAAAAATTTCGAGCCAGTATATTTGAACGTACCAAAGATGGATCAACATTAATGCATATCGCATCATTAAATGGTCATTCAGAATGTGCcaatatgttatttaaaaaggGAGTTTATCTTCATATGCCAAATAAACGTGGTGCACGTTCTATTCATACAGCAGCACGTTATGGACACGTTGGTATTATAAGTACACTATTGCAACGTGGAGAAAAAGTTGATGCAACaacaaatgacaattataCAGCACTTCATATTGCTGTTGAAAGTGCTAAACCTTCAGTAGTTGAAACATTACTTGGTTATGGTGCTGAAGTGCATGTACGTGGTGGTAAACTTCATGAAACACCACTGCATATTGCTGCTAGGGTATTAGATGGTGATAGATGTGCATTGATGCTTCTTAAAAGTGGTGCTGGTCCTAATTTAACAACCGATGATGGACAAACACCGGTACATGTTGCTGCTAAATATGGTAATTTAACAACCCTTAAATTATTACTAGAAGATGGTGGTGATCCAATgtataaatctaaaaatggTGAAACACCATTACATCTAGCGTGTCGTGATTGTCGTTCAGCAGTAGCATcatatttaatagaatttgttaaagaaaaaaagggCCGTGACGTAGCAACTAATTATGTTAATACTGTTAATAATGATGGTGCTAGTCCACTTCACTATGCTGGACAAATAGAACCAACAGAAGTTATTGAATTGGGTGATGATCGTGCTGTTGTACGTAGTTTATTAGAAAATGGTGCTGATGTATCATTacaaacaaaacaaaatcaaGAAACGGCATTCCATTATTGTGCATTGGCTGGTAATAATCAAGCATTAACAGAAATGATAAATCATATGTCATCAACGGATGTACAAAAAGCACTAAATAAACAAAGTGCTGTTGGTTGGACGCCGCTGCTGATAGCTGCTCATCGTGGACATATGGAATTGGTAACAACATTATTAGCGAATCATGCCCGGGTTGACGTATTTGATCTTGAGGGTAGATCAGCGCTACACCTGGCCGCTGAGCATGGTTATCTCCAAGTCTGCGACGCTCTGCTAGCCAGCAAGGCATTCATCAACTCTAAATCACGTGTTGGACGTACAGCATTGCATTTAGCTGCTATGAATGGTTACACACATCTTGTTAGATTTTTAATCCAAGATCACAGTGCTGCTATTGATGTATTAACACTGAGAAAACAAACGCCACTTCATTTAGCTGCTGGCTCTGGACAACTTGAAGTATGCCAATTATTATTAGATCTTGGTGCTAGTATTGACGCTACTGATGATCAAGGACAAAAACCAATCCATGCTGCTGCTATGAATAATTATGCGCAAGttgttcaattatttttacaaagcCATCCAAGTCTTGTTATGGCTTGTACAAAAGACGGTAATACTTGCGCTCATATTGCGGCAATGCAAGGCAGTGTTAGAGTCATTGaagaattaatgaaatttgatCGTCAGGGTGTTATATCTGctagaaataaattaactgaAGCGACTCCATTGCAATTGGCCGCCGAGGGTGGTCATGCTGAAGTTGTTAAAGCATTAGTACGTGCTGGTGCATCTTGTATTGATGAAAATCGTGCTGGTTTTACAGCTGTACATTTAGCAGCTCAACATGGCCATGGACAAGTATTGGAAGTAATGAGAACTTCTCAAACATTAAGAGTATCCAGTAAAAAATTAGGCGTTACTGCTTTACATGTTGCTGCTTACTTTGGTCAAGctg ATACTGTACGAGAATTGCTTACTCATATACCGGGAACAGTTAAATCTGATCCACCAACCGGAGGTTCATTAGTTGGTGAACTAGGAAGTGAATCTGGAATGACACCACTTCACTTGGCGGCTTATTCAGGAAATGAAAATGTCGTTAGATTACTGCTTAATTCAGCTGGAGTTCAG gTAGAAGCAGCTACTACCGAAAATGGTTACAACCCACTTCATTTAGCGTGCTTTGGCGGCCACATAACAGTTGTTGGTCTATTATTAAGTAGATCAGCTGAATTACTTCACAAAGCAGATCGTTATGGAAAAACAGGATTGCACATTGCTGCTAATCACGGACATTATCAAATGGTTGAAGTATTGTTGGGTCAAGGCGCTGAGATTAATGCTACTGACAAAAATGGATGGACGCCGTTGCATTGTGCTGCAAGGGCAGGTCATTTAGATGTTGTTAGATTATTAGTTGAAAGTGGTGCTTCACCAAAGACTGAAACGAATCTTGGAAGTGCACCTATTTGGTTTGCCGCTTCTGAGGGTCACAATGacgtattaaaatatttaatggaaAAGGAACACGATACATATGCATTGATGGAAGATCGAAGG tttgtctACAACATGATGGTGTGCAGTAAAAGTCACAATAATAAACCAATTGAGGAATTTGTTCTTGTATCACCAGCTCCAGTGGATACAGCTGCTAAATTATCAAacatttatatgaaattatcggaaaaagaaaaagaacgAGCCAAAGATTTGATAGCTGCTGGAAAACAGTGCGAAAGTATGGCCACTGAATTATTGGCATTAGCAGCCGGTGCTGATTCAGCTGGTCGTATTTTAACATCAATGGACCGTCGTAATGTTGAGTTTTTAGATGttttaatagaaaatgaaCAAAAGGAAGTTATTGCCCATACAGTAGTGCAACGTTACTTGCAAGAATTGTGGCGTGGACCATTAACATGGAGTGCATTTCGTacaattcttttatttataacatttcTAATTTGTCCACCAGTTTGGATAGTATTCGCTTTACCGTTGGGGCATAAATACAACAATGTaccaattattaaattcatgtCATACTTAACGTCACACGTATATTTGATGGTGTTACTTTTATTAGTGGGTATAATTCCGCCGTTTGTTGTTATGAGGTCAAATTTACTGCCTTACTCATACGAGTGGTGTTTGTTAGTTATGTTATCcggtttattattatttgaattaacaaACCCGAGTGACAAAAGTGGTTTAGGTTGGATTAAATTAGCAGTATTGCTGTTTAGTATAACTGGTGTTGGTTTGCATCTAGCAGCATGGACTATTGTTGATAAATACTATTGGCCAACACTATTGTATCTACGCAATCAATTATTTGCGTTGAGTTTTTTACTGGCTTGTGTACAAATATtggattttttatcatttcatCATCTTTTTGGACCCTGGGCCATTATTATTGGgaatctaatgaaggatttaGCAAGATTTTTGGCAGTACTCGCGATATTTGTCTTTGGATTTTCAATGCACTTTGTTGCCCTCAATCAGGCATTTGTCAATGGTCCTCAAGCAAGAACTAAACGGAATGCTTTTTCAGatg aaaaaaaagaaaaattgactCGTATTACAGCAAAAATGACTCCTATACTggcatttgaatttttattctttgcTGTATTTGGACACACTACTCATGACGAGCTTAAGCTGGAGACTGCGCAGCCAGAATGGACTGGAAATCTTTTTAAAGTAACATTTGGAATTTATATGCTCGTCTCGGTggttgttttaataaatttacttattgCCATGATGAGTAACACTTATCAACGGATACAAGCACAGTCAGATATTGAATGGAAGTATGGGCTGAGTAAACTAATTCGTAGTATGCACAG AACAACAACGGCTCCGTCACCATTAAATCTATTAACAACCTGGATcgtgtattttattaaaatttttagacaacgtattgttaaaaaaaaacgtccgTCAATTGTGCACATAATGGGCTTACAAAACACCGGACGTTTATCACCGCGTTCAAAAATGGGTGCCAAATggttatcaaaaataaaaaaagaccaAGTGCAGCAAGTACACTCAAAGGACAATAATCTACAATTGTCTGTTGCACACTTAAGTCCATTAGGAAGCCAATTATCCTTTAATACTGCATTGAGAATTGAAAGTGTCGTTGATTGGGACGCAATtcgtaaaaaatacaaaagtatTACCGGTAGTGAATCTGATAAAGACTCTGATAAGCaagataatgatgataatgcAAGTAacgatgataataataataataataatgataataatccTGCCGCTTCAACTCCAACAACTTCatctaattattaa
- the LOC123270660 gene encoding serine/threonine-protein phosphatase 6 regulatory ankyrin repeat subunit C isoform X4: MSSNSKKTGVSAVGGGGSGGTATSKDDKKNALSSKEDSSNNKDETGGSGSGTGNNGLPSAEPSQPGSKPGSAGATAREGAQRLLALASRGEWAPVDQLLKTLEKAVQSAGDEGNPAPLAGLMDPTTGMTPLMYAVKDNRTAFLDRMIELGAEVGARNNDNYNALQISAMYSREDVVKLLLSKKGVDPYSTGGPRQQTAVHLVASRQTGTATSILRALLNAAGREIRLSIDGKGKIPLLLAVEAGNQSMCRELLAQQAPEQLRATTPAGDTALHLAARRRDVDMVRILVDYGAQVDMQNGDGQTPLHIASAEGDETLVKYFYGVRASASIADHQDRTPMHLAAENGHASIIDLLAEKFRASIFERTKDGSTLMHIASLNGHSECANMLFKKGVYLHMPNKRGARSIHTAARYGHVGIISTLLQRGEKVDATTNDNYTALHIAVESAKPSVVETLLGYGAEVHVRGGKLHETPLHIAARVLDGDRCALMLLKSGAGPNLTTDDGQTPVHVAAKYGNLTTLKLLLEDGGDPMYKSKNGETPLHLACRDCRSAVASYLIEFVKEKKGRDVATNYVNTVNNDGASPLHYAGQIEPTEVIELGDDRAVVRSLLENGADVSLQTKQNQETAFHYCALAGNNQALTEMINHMSSTDVQKALNKQSAVGWTPLLIAAHRGHMELVTTLLANHARVDVFDLEGRSALHLAAEHGYLQVCDALLASKAFINSKSRVGRTALHLAAMNGYTHLVRFLIQDHSAAIDVLTLRKQTPLHLAAGSGQLEVCQLLLDLGASIDATDDQGQKPIHAAAMNNYAQVVQLFLQSHPSLVMACTKDGNTCAHIAAMQGSVRVIEELMKFDRQGVISARNKLTEATPLQLAAEGGHAEVVKALVRAGASCIDENRAGFTAVHLAAQHGHGQVLEVMRTSQTLRVSSKKLGVTALHVAAYFGQADTVRELLTHIPGTVKSDPPTGGSLVGELGSESGMTPLHLAAYSGNENVVRLLLNSAGVQVEAATTENGYNPLHLACFGGHITVVGLLLSRSAELLHKADRYGKTGLHIAANHGHYQMVEVLLGQGAEINATDKNGWTPLHCAARAGHLDVVRLLVESGASPKTETNLGSAPIWFAASEGHNDVLKYLMEKEHDTYALMEDRRFVYNMMVCSKSHNNKPIEEFVLVSPAPVDTAAKLSNIYMKLSEKEKERAKDLIAAGKQCESMATELLALAAGADSAGRILTSMDRRNVEFLDVLIENEQKEVIAHTVVQRYLQELWRGPLTWSAFRTILLFITFLICPPVWIVFALPLGHKYNNVPIIKFMSYLTSHVYLMVLLLLVGIIPPFVVMRSNLLPYSYEWCLLVMLSGLLLFELTNPSDKSGLGWIKLAVLLFSITGVGLHLAAWTIVDKYYWPTLLYLRNQLFALSFLLACVQILDFLSFHHLFGPWAIIIGNLMKDLARFLAVLAIFVFGFSMHFVALNQAFVNGPQARTKRNAFSDEIDSLFNYDVEVIKQPEYPFRRSQRKRIKNECCGDESRNSKSKLHKKEQTKNR, translated from the exons ATGAGtagtaatagtaaaaaaacagGAGTTAGTGCTGTTGGTGGTGGTGGAAGTGGTGGTACTGCTACCAGTAAAGATGATAAGAAAAATGCATTGTCAAGTAAAGAAGATAGTTCAAATAATAAAGATGAAACTGGTGGATCAGGATCAGGAACTGGTAATAATGGATTACCAAGTGCAGAACCATCACAGCCTGGTAGCAAACCTGGTTCTGCTGGTGCTACTGCACGTGAAGGTGCACAAAGATTACTTGCACTTGCCAGTAGAGGTGAATGGGCGCCCGTTGATCAGCTTCTTAAGACTCTGGAAAAAGCGGTACAAAGTGCTGGAGATGAAGGCAACCCTGCACCGCTTGCCGGTCTTATGGATCCG acaaCTGGTATGACACCTCTCATGTATGCTGTTAAGGATAACCGTACAGCTTTTCTTGACCGTATGATAGAACTTGGTGCTGAGGTTGGCGCTCgaaataat gataaCTACAATGCACTTCAAATATCAGCAATGTATTCCCGTGAAGATgttgttaaattattgttatctaAAAAAGGGGTTGATCCTTATTCAACTGGTGGT ccACGACAACAAACTGCTGTTCATCTTGTGGCATCGCGACAAACAGGTACAGCAACATCAATACTACGAGCCCTTTTAAATGCTGCTGGACGAGAAATACGTCTGAGTATTGATGGT aaaGGAAAAATTCCATTACTGCTGGCTGTTGAAGCTGGAAATCAATCAATGTGCCGTGAATTATTAGCCCAGCAAGCACCAGAACAATTACGGGCAACAACACCGGCTGGAGATACAGCATTACATCTTGCTGCTCGTCGTCGTGATGTTGATATGGTCCGAATACTTGTTGATTATGGAGCCCAAGTTGACATGcaaaat gGGGATGGACAAACGCCTTTACACATAGCAAGCGCTGAAGGTGATGAAACTttggttaaatatttttacggTGTACGAGCATCAGCGTCAATAGCAGATCATCAAGATCGTACACCAATGCACTTGGCTGCTGAGAATGGTCACGcatcaataattgatttattggCTGAAAAATTTCGAGCCAGTATATTTGAACGTACCAAAGATGGATCAACATTAATGCATATCGCATCATTAAATGGTCATTCAGAATGTGCcaatatgttatttaaaaaggGAGTTTATCTTCATATGCCAAATAAACGTGGTGCACGTTCTATTCATACAGCAGCACGTTATGGACACGTTGGTATTATAAGTACACTATTGCAACGTGGAGAAAAAGTTGATGCAACaacaaatgacaattataCAGCACTTCATATTGCTGTTGAAAGTGCTAAACCTTCAGTAGTTGAAACATTACTTGGTTATGGTGCTGAAGTGCATGTACGTGGTGGTAAACTTCATGAAACACCACTGCATATTGCTGCTAGGGTATTAGATGGTGATAGATGTGCATTGATGCTTCTTAAAAGTGGTGCTGGTCCTAATTTAACAACCGATGATGGACAAACACCGGTACATGTTGCTGCTAAATATGGTAATTTAACAACCCTTAAATTATTACTAGAAGATGGTGGTGATCCAATgtataaatctaaaaatggTGAAACACCATTACATCTAGCGTGTCGTGATTGTCGTTCAGCAGTAGCATcatatttaatagaatttgttaaagaaaaaaagggCCGTGACGTAGCAACTAATTATGTTAATACTGTTAATAATGATGGTGCTAGTCCACTTCACTATGCTGGACAAATAGAACCAACAGAAGTTATTGAATTGGGTGATGATCGTGCTGTTGTACGTAGTTTATTAGAAAATGGTGCTGATGTATCATTacaaacaaaacaaaatcaaGAAACGGCATTCCATTATTGTGCATTGGCTGGTAATAATCAAGCATTAACAGAAATGATAAATCATATGTCATCAACGGATGTACAAAAAGCACTAAATAAACAAAGTGCTGTTGGTTGGACGCCGCTGCTGATAGCTGCTCATCGTGGACATATGGAATTGGTAACAACATTATTAGCGAATCATGCCCGGGTTGACGTATTTGATCTTGAGGGTAGATCAGCGCTACACCTGGCCGCTGAGCATGGTTATCTCCAAGTCTGCGACGCTCTGCTAGCCAGCAAGGCATTCATCAACTCTAAATCACGTGTTGGACGTACAGCATTGCATTTAGCTGCTATGAATGGTTACACACATCTTGTTAGATTTTTAATCCAAGATCACAGTGCTGCTATTGATGTATTAACACTGAGAAAACAAACGCCACTTCATTTAGCTGCTGGCTCTGGACAACTTGAAGTATGCCAATTATTATTAGATCTTGGTGCTAGTATTGACGCTACTGATGATCAAGGACAAAAACCAATCCATGCTGCTGCTATGAATAATTATGCGCAAGttgttcaattatttttacaaagcCATCCAAGTCTTGTTATGGCTTGTACAAAAGACGGTAATACTTGCGCTCATATTGCGGCAATGCAAGGCAGTGTTAGAGTCATTGaagaattaatgaaatttgatCGTCAGGGTGTTATATCTGctagaaataaattaactgaAGCGACTCCATTGCAATTGGCCGCCGAGGGTGGTCATGCTGAAGTTGTTAAAGCATTAGTACGTGCTGGTGCATCTTGTATTGATGAAAATCGTGCTGGTTTTACAGCTGTACATTTAGCAGCTCAACATGGCCATGGACAAGTATTGGAAGTAATGAGAACTTCTCAAACATTAAGAGTATCCAGTAAAAAATTAGGCGTTACTGCTTTACATGTTGCTGCTTACTTTGGTCAAGctg ATACTGTACGAGAATTGCTTACTCATATACCGGGAACAGTTAAATCTGATCCACCAACCGGAGGTTCATTAGTTGGTGAACTAGGAAGTGAATCTGGAATGACACCACTTCACTTGGCGGCTTATTCAGGAAATGAAAATGTCGTTAGATTACTGCTTAATTCAGCTGGAGTTCAG gTAGAAGCAGCTACTACCGAAAATGGTTACAACCCACTTCATTTAGCGTGCTTTGGCGGCCACATAACAGTTGTTGGTCTATTATTAAGTAGATCAGCTGAATTACTTCACAAAGCAGATCGTTATGGAAAAACAGGATTGCACATTGCTGCTAATCACGGACATTATCAAATGGTTGAAGTATTGTTGGGTCAAGGCGCTGAGATTAATGCTACTGACAAAAATGGATGGACGCCGTTGCATTGTGCTGCAAGGGCAGGTCATTTAGATGTTGTTAGATTATTAGTTGAAAGTGGTGCTTCACCAAAGACTGAAACGAATCTTGGAAGTGCACCTATTTGGTTTGCCGCTTCTGAGGGTCACAATGacgtattaaaatatttaatggaaAAGGAACACGATACATATGCATTGATGGAAGATCGAAGG tttgtctACAACATGATGGTGTGCAGTAAAAGTCACAATAATAAACCAATTGAGGAATTTGTTCTTGTATCACCAGCTCCAGTGGATACAGCTGCTAAATTATCAAacatttatatgaaattatcggaaaaagaaaaagaacgAGCCAAAGATTTGATAGCTGCTGGAAAACAGTGCGAAAGTATGGCCACTGAATTATTGGCATTAGCAGCCGGTGCTGATTCAGCTGGTCGTATTTTAACATCAATGGACCGTCGTAATGTTGAGTTTTTAGATGttttaatagaaaatgaaCAAAAGGAAGTTATTGCCCATACAGTAGTGCAACGTTACTTGCAAGAATTGTGGCGTGGACCATTAACATGGAGTGCATTTCGTacaattcttttatttataacatttcTAATTTGTCCACCAGTTTGGATAGTATTCGCTTTACCGTTGGGGCATAAATACAACAATGTaccaattattaaattcatgtCATACTTAACGTCACACGTATATTTGATGGTGTTACTTTTATTAGTGGGTATAATTCCGCCGTTTGTTGTTATGAGGTCAAATTTACTGCCTTACTCATACGAGTGGTGTTTGTTAGTTATGTTATCcggtttattattatttgaattaacaaACCCGAGTGACAAAAGTGGTTTAGGTTGGATTAAATTAGCAGTATTGCTGTTTAGTATAACTGGTGTTGGTTTGCATCTAGCAGCATGGACTATTGTTGATAAATACTATTGGCCAACACTATTGTATCTACGCAATCAATTATTTGCGTTGAGTTTTTTACTGGCTTGTGTACAAATATtggattttttatcatttcatCATCTTTTTGGACCCTGGGCCATTATTATTGGgaatctaatgaaggatttaGCAAGATTTTTGGCAGTACTCGCGATATTTGTCTTTGGATTTTCAATGCACTTTGTTGCCCTCAATCAGGCATTTGTCAATGGTCCTCAAGCAAGAACTAAACGGAATGCTTTTTCAGatg AAATAGATTCATTGTTCAACTATGATGTGGAGGTAATTAAACAACCAGAATATCCCTTTCGACGTTCTCAGCGTAAAAGGATTAAAAATGAGTGTTGTGGTGATGAATCCCGAAATAGTAAGTCTAAGTTACACAAAAAAGAACAAACAAAAAACCggtaa